In Luteitalea sp. TBR-22, one genomic interval encodes:
- a CDS encoding laminin B domain-containing protein, giving the protein MPSIRTTVPVAGLLAGILAGVIAGAGHLHSQASTLVAHGFDGTTHGWSVSGDTGAVQPQLHAAGGHPDGYISHVDEALGETWYFSAPENVLRVLASAEHGALRYDLKQSADIVGNFEDDVVVVGPAGRISYRFPESPGTDWRTFTVSFTAGSGWRWNWNAPATQAQIRSVLTSATSLEIRGEYHTGPDEGALDNVVITNAPTTVTSRP; this is encoded by the coding sequence ATGCCTTCCATTCGAACGACTGTCCCGGTTGCCGGCCTGCTCGCCGGCATCCTCGCCGGTGTGATCGCCGGTGCCGGACACCTGCACTCGCAGGCAAGCACCCTCGTCGCCCATGGGTTCGACGGCACCACGCACGGCTGGTCCGTGTCTGGCGATACCGGCGCTGTCCAACCGCAACTGCACGCGGCGGGCGGCCACCCCGACGGCTACATCTCCCACGTGGATGAAGCGCTGGGGGAGACGTGGTACTTCAGCGCCCCCGAGAACGTCCTGCGGGTGCTCGCGTCGGCCGAACACGGCGCGCTTCGCTACGACCTGAAGCAGTCGGCCGACATCGTCGGCAACTTCGAGGACGACGTGGTGGTGGTCGGACCGGCGGGCCGGATCTCGTACCGGTTCCCGGAGTCGCCGGGCACGGACTGGCGAACGTTCACGGTCTCCTTCACGGCCGGCAGCGGCTGGCGCTGGAACTGGAACGCACCGGCCACTCAGGCGCAGATCCGCAGCGTGCTGACCAGTGCGACCAGCCTCGAAATCCGCGGCGAATATCACACCGGTCCCGACGAGGGCGCGCTCGACAACGTCGTCATCACGAACGCACCGACGACGGTCACGTCGAGGCCCTGA
- the mgtE gene encoding magnesium transporter, whose translation MPQRKIDVVLASVKRLIRVGASANLLNLLQKQHPADLAGVLGELPDRDRQTAFDVLLDRSPRHAMEALSELGPEIGAHLLEGRSAEEIARYVQELESDDAAAIIEALPEELSRSVLDLMRGKQDTEVEELLEYPEYTAGRIMNPNVFALSEELTVGEAITELQSARDVEMVFYLYTTDERNHLVGVTSLRRLLLVAPETPLKRIAGGEVLSVRVDTDQEEVARQVASYNLLAIPVVDLENKLVGVITVDDVIDVIKDEATEDIYRLAGVSSDDSVFSPALSSLRKRLPWLYVNLATAFLAAAVVKMFEATISQATALAVFMPVVAGMGGNAGTQTLTVIVRGIALGELTFVNSKKALFKEALVGLGNGVGIGVVAAGAAWLVQGDGWLGMILALAMIINMFVAATAGTLVPLGLRALKIDPALASSVFITTLTDVFGFFAFLGLGHVFLKYLGGAG comes from the coding sequence ATGCCGCAGCGCAAGATCGACGTCGTGCTCGCCTCCGTCAAGAGGCTGATCCGCGTCGGGGCGAGCGCCAACCTGCTGAACCTGCTGCAGAAACAGCACCCGGCCGACCTGGCCGGCGTGCTCGGCGAGCTGCCCGACCGCGATCGGCAGACCGCCTTCGACGTCCTCCTCGACCGCAGCCCGCGGCACGCCATGGAGGCCCTGAGCGAGCTCGGGCCCGAGATCGGCGCGCATCTGCTCGAAGGGCGCTCGGCCGAGGAGATCGCCCGGTACGTCCAGGAACTCGAGTCCGACGACGCGGCGGCCATCATCGAGGCGCTGCCCGAGGAACTCTCGCGCAGCGTGCTCGACCTGATGCGCGGCAAGCAGGACACCGAGGTCGAGGAGCTCCTCGAGTACCCGGAGTACACCGCCGGGCGCATCATGAACCCCAACGTCTTCGCCCTCTCCGAGGAGTTGACGGTGGGCGAGGCGATCACCGAACTGCAGTCGGCGCGCGACGTCGAGATGGTGTTCTACCTGTACACCACCGACGAGCGGAACCACCTGGTGGGCGTCACCTCCCTGCGGCGCCTGCTCCTGGTGGCGCCCGAGACCCCCCTCAAGCGCATCGCCGGCGGGGAAGTCCTGAGCGTGCGGGTCGACACCGATCAGGAAGAAGTGGCGCGGCAGGTGGCCTCGTACAACCTGCTGGCCATCCCGGTCGTCGACCTCGAGAACAAGCTTGTCGGCGTGATCACGGTCGACGACGTGATCGACGTCATCAAGGACGAGGCCACCGAGGACATCTACCGCCTGGCGGGCGTGTCGTCGGACGACAGCGTCTTCTCGCCGGCCCTGAGCTCGTTGCGCAAGCGGCTCCCGTGGCTGTACGTGAACCTGGCGACGGCGTTCCTGGCGGCGGCGGTCGTCAAGATGTTCGAGGCGACGATCAGCCAGGCGACGGCGCTGGCCGTGTTCATGCCGGTCGTGGCGGGCATGGGCGGCAACGCCGGCACGCAGACGCTCACCGTCATCGTCCGGGGCATCGCGCTCGGCGAGCTGACGTTCGTCAACTCGAAGAAGGCGCTGTTCAAGGAAGCGCTGGTCGGGCTCGGCAACGGCGTCGGCATCGGCGTGGTCGCGGCCGGGGCGGCGTGGCTGGTGCAGGGGGACGGGTGGCTGGGGATGATCCTGGCGCTGGCCATGATCATCAACATGTTCGTGGCGGCGACAGCGGGCACGCTGGTGCCACTCGGCCTGCGGGCGCTCAAGATCGACCCGGCGCTGGCCTCCTCGGTGTTCATCACGACCCTCACCGACGTGTTCGGGTTCTTCGCCTTCCTCGGCCTGGGGCACGTTTTCCTCAAGTATCTCGGCGGGGCGGGGTAG
- the recO gene encoding DNA repair protein RecO, producing MPLHTGEALVLRTYRLGESDRLVVLLTRDRGKKRGVAKGGVRSRRRFGGALEPFTHVRVAYQEHEQRELVRLDYADVLGSPMTIGGEACTYASYFAELLDEWAPDNHPEERLYRLGVAVLEALESGVAADRTARYFEYWLLRLQGVYPSIQACPQCGAPLRGGAVLEPRSHWFLCRQCASHAQGVSMPAAALEFLAEAAHVAPGRLGDLTIPGEALGPLAAAHRLLLVWHLDREPRAARVLREINP from the coding sequence ATGCCGCTGCACACCGGCGAGGCGCTCGTCCTGCGAACGTACCGGCTCGGGGAGAGCGACCGGCTCGTGGTGCTGCTCACGCGGGACCGTGGGAAGAAGCGCGGGGTGGCCAAGGGCGGCGTCCGATCGCGCCGGCGGTTCGGCGGGGCCCTGGAGCCGTTCACCCACGTGCGGGTGGCCTACCAGGAGCACGAGCAACGCGAGCTGGTGCGGCTGGACTACGCCGACGTGCTCGGGTCGCCGATGACGATTGGCGGCGAGGCCTGCACCTACGCGAGCTACTTCGCGGAGTTGCTGGACGAGTGGGCGCCCGACAATCACCCGGAGGAGCGGTTGTACCGCCTCGGGGTGGCGGTGCTCGAGGCGCTCGAGTCGGGCGTGGCGGCCGACCGGACGGCGCGGTACTTCGAGTACTGGCTGTTGCGGCTGCAGGGGGTGTACCCCTCGATTCAGGCGTGCCCGCAGTGCGGGGCGCCGTTGCGCGGCGGGGCGGTGCTCGAGCCCCGGTCGCACTGGTTCCTGTGCCGGCAATGCGCCTCGCATGCCCAGGGCGTGTCGATGCCGGCCGCGGCGCTGGAGTTCCTGGCCGAGGCGGCGCACGTCGCGCCCGGTCGGCTCGGCGACCTGACCATCCCGGGCGAGGCGCTCGGGCCACTGGCGGCGGCGCATCGCCTGTTGCTGGTGTGGCACCTCGATCGCGAGCCGCGCGCGGCTCGTGTGCTGCGTGAGATCAACCCGTGA
- a CDS encoding glycine--tRNA ligase subunit alpha, translating into MTFQDLIFKLSQYWAAQGCLLQQPLDLEVGAGTMSPETFLRVLGPQHWNVAYVQPSRRPADGRFGENPNRLYKHHQFQVILKPAPDEVQYLYLQSLEACGIDTRAHDVRFEEDNWESPTLGAWGIGWQVLFDGLEITQFTYFQQAGGLELSPISAELTYGLERLAMVLQKVTNVYDLEWAPGVKYGDVRHRDEVEQSKYAFGQVGMGGEAFAAFNRDLFDKHYAMSQGLIGDGLVLPALEHCLKCSHLFNTLDASGGIGVTERTAYILRVRQLAVAIARAYAGADAEAPVAGA; encoded by the coding sequence GTGACCTTTCAGGACCTCATCTTCAAGCTCTCGCAGTACTGGGCCGCGCAGGGGTGCCTGCTCCAGCAGCCCCTCGATCTCGAGGTCGGCGCCGGCACGATGTCGCCCGAGACGTTCCTGCGGGTGCTCGGGCCGCAGCACTGGAACGTCGCCTACGTGCAGCCCTCGCGCCGGCCGGCCGACGGCCGCTTCGGCGAGAACCCCAATCGCCTCTACAAGCACCACCAGTTCCAGGTGATCCTGAAGCCGGCGCCCGACGAGGTGCAGTACCTGTACCTCCAGAGCCTCGAGGCCTGCGGCATCGATACGCGGGCCCACGACGTCCGGTTCGAGGAGGACAACTGGGAGTCGCCGACGCTCGGCGCGTGGGGCATCGGCTGGCAGGTCCTGTTCGACGGCCTGGAGATCACGCAGTTCACCTACTTCCAGCAGGCCGGTGGCCTCGAGTTGTCGCCCATCTCCGCTGAGCTGACCTATGGGCTCGAGCGCCTCGCGATGGTCCTGCAGAAGGTGACCAACGTGTACGACCTCGAGTGGGCGCCGGGCGTGAAGTACGGCGACGTACGCCACCGCGACGAGGTCGAGCAAAGCAAGTACGCGTTCGGGCAGGTCGGGATGGGCGGCGAGGCGTTCGCCGCGTTCAACCGCGACCTGTTCGACAAGCACTACGCGATGTCGCAGGGGCTCATCGGCGACGGCCTGGTGCTGCCGGCCCTCGAGCACTGCCTGAAGTGCTCGCACCTGTTCAACACGCTCGATGCCAGTGGCGGCATTGGGGTCACCGAGCGCACGGCCTACATCCTGCGCGTCCGCCAACTGGCCGTGGCGATCGCCCGCGCATATGCGGGGGCCGACGCCGAGGCTCCCGTCGCCGGCGCCTAG
- the glyS gene encoding glycine--tRNA ligase subunit beta: protein MDRELLLEIGCEELPASWLPGLTEQLAQRLGQRLKDFRLTTDGPVESSATPRRLTAHVTRLSERQSDLEENVSGPAVSAAFGPDGAPTPAAVGFARKHGVEVGELQRVTTPKGEYLSVVRRERGKATVDVLPDVLAATLRDLAFPKQMRWDAWLDDGKGEFTFGRPVRWLLFLFGGRVVPFVIRRNPGAQSNLVQDIRTGPLTYGHRFLALSGRPGRSVKVRSVSDYKQRLGEHFVLLEHSERHDRLVRELDAHARRLGGRVASQPALLHEVADLVEYPSVVAGVFPPEFLALPDEVLSTTMIHHQHYFPVLDEQQKLLPAFLAVTNIEVEQPQKIAINAERVLTARLRDARFFWDADRRAPLEAKLARLDTLLFHKALGSYAAKAQRLEQLARWIVTEAFGGTAAQADAAATAGRLAKADLTTDMVREFTELQGQMGGIYAREDGLGEAVWKAIYHQYQPLGVEAAQPPTAAHLGEAAITWAAVTVADRLDTLVGLFAAGEVPTGTRDPFALRRAAQGLVKVLVDLPEVGGVTRPVALDALVAQAQAGYAAQGVVKDPTAKADALGAFVVDRLRFLFEKRGYKPDEIAAVLPEGQGLAGLSPLSAKQRLDALRAVRPSADFEPLAILFKRASNIVKDVPPADPQRDLSGIRAALQEPAEQALVDALESRRASIAAAVGQADYVRALQEVAALRPAVDKFFTDVFVMADDAALRQARLGLLAVLRDTVRAIADLSSIAGPQA, encoded by the coding sequence ATGGATCGCGAACTTCTGCTCGAGATCGGCTGCGAGGAACTCCCCGCGTCGTGGCTGCCGGGCCTCACCGAGCAACTGGCGCAGCGGCTCGGGCAGCGGCTGAAGGACTTCCGCCTCACCACCGACGGCCCCGTCGAGAGCAGCGCGACGCCGCGCCGCCTCACGGCGCATGTCACGCGCCTGTCGGAGCGACAGAGCGACCTGGAGGAGAACGTCAGCGGCCCGGCCGTCTCGGCGGCCTTCGGTCCGGACGGCGCGCCGACGCCGGCCGCCGTCGGCTTCGCGCGCAAGCACGGCGTGGAGGTCGGCGAACTGCAGCGCGTCACCACCCCGAAGGGCGAGTACCTCTCGGTGGTGCGACGCGAGCGGGGCAAGGCGACCGTCGACGTGCTGCCCGACGTCCTGGCGGCGACGCTGCGCGACCTGGCCTTCCCCAAGCAGATGCGCTGGGACGCCTGGCTCGACGACGGCAAGGGCGAGTTCACGTTCGGCCGCCCGGTGCGCTGGCTGCTGTTCCTGTTCGGGGGCCGCGTGGTGCCGTTCGTCATCCGCCGCAACCCGGGCGCCCAGTCCAACCTGGTGCAGGACATCCGGACCGGGCCGCTCACCTACGGGCACCGGTTCCTGGCCCTGAGCGGTCGCCCCGGACGGTCGGTCAAGGTGCGCAGCGTCAGCGACTACAAGCAGCGGCTCGGCGAGCACTTCGTCCTGCTCGAGCACTCCGAGCGGCACGATCGCCTCGTGCGCGAGCTCGACGCGCACGCGCGGCGCCTCGGCGGCCGTGTCGCGTCGCAGCCGGCCCTGCTGCACGAAGTCGCCGACCTGGTCGAGTACCCGTCGGTGGTCGCGGGCGTGTTCCCCCCCGAGTTCCTCGCGCTCCCCGACGAGGTGCTCTCGACGACGATGATTCACCACCAGCACTACTTCCCGGTGCTGGACGAGCAGCAGAAGCTGTTGCCCGCCTTCCTGGCGGTGACCAACATCGAGGTGGAGCAGCCGCAGAAGATCGCGATCAACGCCGAGCGCGTGCTGACGGCCCGCCTGCGTGACGCCCGCTTCTTCTGGGATGCCGACCGTCGTGCGCCGCTCGAGGCCAAGCTCGCGCGCCTCGACACCCTCCTGTTCCACAAGGCGCTCGGCAGCTACGCCGCCAAGGCGCAGCGTCTCGAGCAACTCGCGCGCTGGATCGTCACCGAGGCCTTCGGCGGCACGGCGGCGCAGGCCGACGCGGCGGCCACCGCGGGGCGGCTCGCCAAGGCGGACCTGACCACCGACATGGTCCGCGAGTTCACCGAGCTGCAGGGCCAGATGGGCGGCATCTACGCCCGCGAGGACGGCCTGGGCGAGGCCGTCTGGAAGGCGATCTACCACCAGTACCAGCCGCTCGGGGTCGAGGCGGCGCAGCCGCCGACCGCCGCGCACCTCGGCGAGGCCGCGATCACCTGGGCCGCCGTGACCGTGGCCGATCGGCTGGACACGCTCGTGGGCCTCTTCGCCGCGGGCGAGGTGCCCACCGGCACGCGTGATCCGTTCGCGCTCCGTCGTGCGGCGCAGGGGCTCGTCAAGGTGTTGGTCGATCTGCCCGAGGTCGGGGGCGTGACGCGCCCGGTGGCGCTGGACGCGCTGGTCGCGCAGGCGCAGGCCGGCTACGCGGCGCAGGGCGTCGTCAAGGACCCGACGGCGAAGGCCGACGCGCTCGGGGCGTTCGTCGTCGATCGCCTGCGCTTCCTGTTCGAGAAGCGCGGCTACAAGCCCGACGAGATTGCGGCGGTGCTGCCCGAGGGGCAGGGCCTCGCCGGCCTGTCGCCCCTCTCGGCCAAGCAGCGGCTCGATGCGCTGCGTGCCGTGCGGCCGTCGGCCGACTTCGAGCCGTTGGCCATCCTCTTCAAGCGCGCCAGCAACATCGTCAAGGACGTGCCGCCGGCCGACCCGCAGCGTGACCTGTCGGGCATCCGGGCGGCGCTGCAGGAACCCGCCGAGCAGGCCCTCGTCGACGCGCTGGAGTCGCGCCGGGCGAGCATCGCGGCGGCAGTGGGGCAGGCCGATTACGTGCGTGCCCTGCAGGAGGTCGCCGCGCTGCGGCCGGCCGTGGACAAGTTCTTCACCGATGTCTTCGTGATGGCCGACGACGCCGCGTTGCGGCAGGCCCGCCTGGGGTTGCTGGCGGTCCTGCGCGACACGGTGCGGGCCATCGCGGACCTGTCCTCCATCGCGGGGCCCCAGGCCTGA
- the ppdK gene encoding pyruvate, phosphate dikinase encodes MAKKAARASKPSGKAARPATRKSAPARKAAPRKAASRKAAPAASAKADKYVYSWGAGKADGNGSMKPLLGGKGANLAEMARIGLPVPAGFTITTEVCTYYYANKRTYPAALDAQIRNGIAKIEKVMGYKFGDASKFPLLVAVRSGARDSMPGMMDTILNLGLNDETVIALERATGNPRFAWDCYRRFIQMYGDVVLGVQKRAGEDHEPFETVLEGYKHEVYGNGHLEDTKLSADDLKEIIVRFKKLVKERTGKAFPADPWQQLHGAVGAVFGSWMNDRAIVYRRKYNIPAEWGTAVNVQAMVFGNTGDASGSGVAFTRDPATGEKVFYGEFLLNAQGEDVVAGVRTPEPVAELAKQMPKAYKELERIRKVLESHFKDMQDFEFTIQDGVVYMLQTRNGKRTGVAAVRIATEMVKEGLIDWKTAVMRVPADQLDQVLAPIFDRAAVKKSTVIAKGLPAGPGAASGEVYFNADRAVEAAAKGKKVLLVRIETSPEDLRGMIAAEGILTARGGVSSHAALVARQMGKVCVCGAAALQVDYDKRTLTVGGTTYAEGDWLSIDGTAGEVYAGHIETGASEVIAGLVAGDAEAKKGRTYKNFVQLMKWCGEATRMSVRTNADTPEQVRNALAFGAVGIGLTRTEHMFFEGDRIDAMREMILADTLEARKAALDKLLPYQREDFFGIFKELKGYPATIRFLDPPLHEFLPNTEDQQKDLAKKLGISVEKIQQRVHELHEFNPMLGFRGCRLGISYPEITAMQARAVFEAAADANKKGYKAHPEIMIPLVGFKKELDLQVAIVHEVAAQVQKERKTTIKYSVGTMIEVPRGAVTADEIAQTAEFFSFGTNDLTQTTLGMSRDDSGSFLPHYEEEEIVKKNPFATIDQSGVGALMRIAVEKGRSSRPGIKLGICGEHGGEPDSVKFCDSLGLDYVSCSPFRVPVARLAAAQAAIAASKK; translated from the coding sequence ATGGCCAAGAAAGCCGCACGCGCCAGCAAGCCCTCGGGCAAGGCCGCGCGTCCCGCCACCCGGAAGTCCGCCCCCGCCCGCAAGGCCGCTCCCCGCAAGGCCGCGAGCCGCAAGGCCGCCCCGGCCGCTTCCGCGAAGGCCGACAAGTACGTGTACAGCTGGGGCGCCGGCAAGGCCGACGGCAACGGCTCGATGAAGCCGCTGCTCGGCGGCAAGGGCGCCAACCTCGCCGAGATGGCGCGCATCGGCCTGCCCGTGCCGGCCGGCTTCACCATCACCACCGAGGTCTGCACGTACTACTACGCGAACAAGCGCACGTACCCGGCCGCCCTCGACGCGCAGATCCGCAACGGGATCGCGAAGATCGAGAAGGTCATGGGCTACAAGTTCGGCGACGCCAGCAAGTTCCCGCTGCTGGTCGCCGTGCGCTCCGGCGCGCGTGACTCGATGCCGGGGATGATGGACACGATCCTCAACCTCGGCCTGAACGACGAGACGGTGATCGCGCTCGAGCGCGCCACCGGCAACCCGCGCTTCGCGTGGGACTGCTACCGCCGCTTCATCCAGATGTACGGCGACGTGGTGCTCGGCGTGCAGAAGCGCGCCGGCGAGGACCACGAGCCGTTCGAGACCGTGCTCGAGGGCTACAAGCACGAGGTGTACGGCAACGGCCACCTCGAGGACACCAAGCTGTCGGCCGACGACCTCAAGGAGATCATCGTCCGCTTCAAGAAGCTGGTGAAGGAGCGCACGGGCAAGGCGTTCCCGGCCGATCCGTGGCAGCAGCTGCACGGGGCGGTCGGCGCCGTGTTCGGCTCGTGGATGAACGACCGCGCCATCGTCTACCGCCGCAAGTACAACATCCCGGCCGAGTGGGGCACCGCCGTCAACGTGCAGGCGATGGTGTTCGGCAACACCGGCGACGCGTCGGGCTCGGGCGTGGCGTTCACGCGCGACCCCGCGACGGGCGAGAAGGTGTTCTACGGCGAGTTCCTGCTCAACGCGCAGGGCGAGGACGTGGTGGCCGGCGTGCGCACGCCGGAGCCGGTGGCCGAGCTCGCCAAGCAGATGCCGAAGGCCTACAAGGAGCTCGAGCGCATCCGCAAGGTCCTGGAGTCGCACTTCAAGGACATGCAGGACTTCGAGTTCACGATCCAGGACGGCGTCGTCTACATGCTGCAGACGCGCAACGGCAAGCGCACCGGCGTGGCCGCGGTCCGCATCGCGACCGAGATGGTGAAGGAAGGCCTCATCGACTGGAAGACCGCCGTCATGCGCGTGCCGGCCGACCAGCTCGACCAGGTGCTGGCGCCGATCTTCGACCGTGCCGCGGTGAAGAAGTCGACGGTGATCGCCAAGGGCCTGCCGGCCGGTCCCGGCGCGGCGTCCGGCGAGGTGTACTTCAACGCCGATCGCGCCGTGGAAGCGGCGGCGAAGGGCAAGAAGGTCCTGCTGGTCCGCATCGAGACGTCGCCCGAGGACCTGCGCGGCATGATCGCCGCCGAGGGCATCCTCACGGCGCGCGGTGGCGTGTCGTCGCACGCCGCGCTGGTGGCCCGCCAGATGGGCAAGGTGTGCGTGTGCGGCGCCGCGGCGCTGCAGGTCGACTACGACAAGCGCACGCTGACCGTGGGCGGCACGACGTACGCCGAGGGTGACTGGCTGTCGATCGACGGCACGGCGGGCGAGGTGTACGCCGGCCACATCGAGACCGGCGCCTCCGAGGTGATCGCGGGCCTGGTGGCCGGTGACGCCGAGGCGAAGAAGGGCCGCACGTACAAGAACTTCGTGCAGCTGATGAAGTGGTGCGGCGAGGCGACGCGCATGTCGGTGCGCACCAACGCCGACACGCCGGAGCAGGTCCGCAACGCGCTGGCGTTCGGCGCCGTCGGCATCGGCCTGACGCGCACCGAGCACATGTTCTTCGAGGGCGACCGCATCGACGCGATGCGCGAGATGATCCTCGCCGACACGCTCGAGGCGCGGAAGGCGGCGCTCGACAAGCTGCTCCCGTACCAGCGCGAGGACTTCTTCGGCATCTTCAAGGAGCTGAAGGGGTACCCGGCGACGATCCGCTTCCTCGATCCGCCGCTGCACGAGTTCCTCCCGAACACCGAGGACCAGCAGAAGGATCTCGCGAAGAAGCTCGGCATCTCGGTCGAGAAGATCCAGCAGCGGGTGCATGAACTGCACGAGTTCAACCCGATGCTCGGCTTCCGTGGTTGCCGCCTCGGCATCAGCTACCCCGAGATCACCGCGATGCAGGCCCGCGCGGTGTTCGAGGCGGCTGCCGACGCCAACAAGAAGGGCTACAAGGCCCACCCCGAGATCATGATCCCGCTGGTCGGCTTCAAGAAGGAGCTCGACCTGCAGGTGGCGATCGTCCACGAGGTGGCCGCGCAGGTGCAGAAGGAGCGCAAGACGACGATCAAGTACAGCGTCGGCACCATGATCGAGGTGCCGCGCGGTGCGGTCACCGCCGACGAGATCGCGCAGACGGCGGAGTTCTTCTCCTTCGGCACCAACGACCTCACGCAGACGACCCTCGGCATGTCGCGCGACGACTCGGGCTCCTTCCTCCCGCACTACGAGGAGGAGGAGATCGTCAAGAAGAACCCGTTTGCGACCATCGACCAGTCCGGCGTCGGCGCGCTGATGCGCATCGCCGTCGAGAAGGGCCGCAGCAGCCGCCCCGGCATCAAGCTCGGGATCTGCGGTGAGCACGGCGGCGAGCCCGACTCGGTCAAGTTCTGCGACAGCCTCGGCCTCGACTACGTCAGCTGCTCGCCGTTCCGCGTCCCGGTGGCGCGGCTCGCGGCGGCGCAGGCGGCCATCGCGGCGAGCAAGAAGTAG
- the corA gene encoding magnesium/cobalt transporter CorA: METAAPPIRTDEAPAGGPIVSPPADALTVFVHADGQTRAADTIDPTWLSPNSGVIVWADLGNADSAVTRRLLADVFHFHELSVEDAVGESHHPKVEPYDGYLYLILHGIDWNATQQGGFSTHDIDFFIGPNFLVTVHDGTSRSIASVQGLCPRHGFVMSQGTMALVHRIVDTMVDNYRPEVSALEERLDEVEEAVFEATNQEIVRQILAIKRDVGALRRVVLPQRDVIARLARREFPVVDEPLSYRFRDVHDHLVRLADEANTFHDRVTGVLDAHLSFVSNRMNEVMKVLTLIATIFMPLTVLTSLYGMNVHIPMMPGGEQAQFWDVVVVMFLMSGGMIWYFKRRGWV, encoded by the coding sequence ATGGAGACTGCAGCCCCTCCCATCAGGACCGACGAGGCGCCGGCCGGCGGGCCGATCGTCTCGCCCCCCGCCGACGCGCTCACGGTCTTCGTGCACGCCGACGGCCAGACGCGCGCCGCCGACACCATCGACCCGACGTGGCTGTCCCCGAATTCGGGGGTGATCGTCTGGGCCGATCTCGGCAACGCCGACTCGGCCGTGACGCGGCGGCTGTTGGCCGACGTCTTCCACTTCCACGAACTGTCGGTGGAGGACGCGGTGGGCGAGTCGCATCATCCCAAGGTCGAGCCCTACGACGGCTACCTGTACCTCATCCTGCACGGCATCGACTGGAACGCCACGCAGCAGGGCGGCTTCTCGACGCACGACATCGACTTCTTCATCGGCCCCAACTTCCTCGTCACCGTCCACGACGGCACCTCGCGGTCGATTGCGTCGGTGCAGGGACTCTGCCCGCGGCACGGGTTCGTCATGTCGCAGGGCACCATGGCCCTCGTGCACCGCATCGTCGACACGATGGTGGACAACTACCGGCCGGAGGTCAGTGCGCTGGAGGAACGGCTCGACGAGGTCGAGGAGGCGGTGTTCGAGGCCACCAACCAGGAGATCGTCCGCCAGATCCTGGCCATCAAGCGCGACGTCGGCGCGCTGCGCCGCGTGGTGCTGCCGCAACGCGACGTCATCGCGCGGCTCGCCCGGCGCGAGTTCCCCGTCGTCGACGAGCCCCTCAGCTACCGGTTCCGCGACGTGCACGACCACCTGGTGCGCCTGGCCGACGAGGCCAACACGTTCCACGACCGGGTCACCGGCGTGCTCGACGCGCACCTCTCGTTCGTGTCCAACCGCATGAACGAGGTGATGAAGGTCCTGACCCTCATCGCGACGATCTTCATGCCGCTCACGGTGCTCACCAGCCTGTACGGCATGAACGTGCACATCCCGATGATGCCCGGCGGCGAGCAGGCCCAGTTCTGGGACGTCGTCGTGGTGATGTTCCTGATGAGCGGCGGGATGATCTGGTATTTCAAGCGCCGGGGCTGGGTCTGA